In the Armatimonadota bacterium genome, one interval contains:
- a CDS encoding LPS-assembly protein LptD, giving the protein MRSSLFGKLACITVLFVVSAALSAAERAITLSADYVRWHTDDTVVARGNVTAIYEGYKVSADSASADLGTNIAVFEGNVSLAMQTHTVSGARLVLDLKTKDWSLESAAAQLGPQTFSGSPDARAFIRSEELSGDETNLRIRSGSFTTCDREHPHYCIAARTLEIYPDSRIVARGVSFMVMDRELFSIGSFVIPIRGMKSSILPQLGSSAEEGMFLKTSYAYAATERVQGFLKLDLMSRRGIGVGADQTYSWSGASGLFNVYFLRDQELGANNFSGSVQHRQQVGDVNVSLSGDYRSNSYLYYPSSTYRNYRVALNRTVGTGSTALSYQSNVVSGLGDTTTGLASLRHTQEFTPDFSGRISMDMRSYRSSYFDGTDRELETELEFSNRGASFDSTLLITKRHDLDGSDYTGDDFYSSLDRMPELTLETDTYRLMDNPPLDLPLRLKFAYGRYYERPSGEDHGRFMLQADLMNKVFPIGEKTDLSMAAGFRQTVYESDMAQHVIRTRALLTTRYNEFTTSRITHSYQRPSGYTPFRFDYSGRYNYLRGVWDYQDQQRLRWSVSTGYDLERDSRPWQDLTLRLTATPSARFGGSLSTGYDLNAGGWRTLISRIRYANPDRFSVDVGSRYNLPQGGFDALRGRLALKIGSKWSADAIVSWNGYSDDFDYTAFRITRDLHCWEASLVFTDETGFRKDRGIMLDLRLKAFQADDRFGIGQYGQTFDTGMGEYYY; this is encoded by the coding sequence GTGAGATCTTCGCTGTTCGGAAAACTCGCCTGCATAACGGTTCTGTTCGTCGTATCGGCCGCCCTCTCCGCCGCCGAGCGCGCGATCACCCTGAGCGCCGACTACGTACGCTGGCACACCGATGATACGGTGGTCGCGCGAGGCAATGTCACCGCGATTTACGAGGGCTACAAGGTCTCTGCAGACTCCGCCTCCGCCGACCTCGGTACGAACATCGCCGTCTTCGAGGGAAACGTAAGCCTCGCGATGCAGACGCATACGGTCTCCGGCGCCAGGCTCGTCCTCGATCTGAAGACGAAGGACTGGTCGCTGGAATCGGCCGCCGCTCAGCTCGGGCCTCAAACCTTCTCCGGTAGCCCGGATGCCCGCGCCTTCATCCGAAGTGAGGAACTGAGTGGCGACGAGACGAACCTCAGGATTCGATCGGGTAGCTTCACCACCTGCGACCGGGAGCATCCTCACTACTGTATTGCCGCTAGGACGCTCGAGATATATCCGGACAGCCGGATAGTCGCTCGCGGGGTCTCCTTCATGGTCATGGACCGGGAACTCTTCAGCATCGGATCCTTCGTTATCCCGATCAGGGGGATGAAGAGCAGCATCCTGCCGCAGCTCGGCTCGAGCGCCGAGGAGGGGATGTTCCTGAAGACCTCCTATGCCTACGCTGCGACCGAGCGCGTACAGGGGTTCCTGAAGCTCGACCTGATGTCGAGGCGGGGTATCGGGGTCGGCGCGGATCAGACCTACAGTTGGAGCGGAGCATCGGGCCTGTTCAACGTCTACTTCCTGCGCGATCAGGAACTCGGAGCGAACAACTTCTCCGGCAGCGTCCAGCATCGCCAGCAGGTCGGCGATGTGAACGTCAGCCTGAGCGGCGACTACCGCTCCAACAGCTATCTCTACTATCCTTCCAGCACCTACAGGAACTATCGGGTCGCCCTGAACAGAACGGTAGGGACCGGCTCGACGGCGCTTTCGTATCAGAGCAACGTCGTGAGCGGGCTGGGGGACACCACCACGGGCCTCGCGTCGCTCAGGCACACTCAGGAGTTCACGCCGGATTTCAGCGGGCGCATCTCGATGGACATGAGGTCGTACCGGTCCTCCTATTTCGACGGGACCGACAGGGAACTGGAGACCGAGCTGGAGTTCAGCAACCGCGGCGCTAGTTTCGATTCGACGCTCCTCATTACCAAGCGGCACGATCTCGACGGAAGCGACTACACCGGCGACGACTTCTACAGCAGCCTCGACCGCATGCCCGAACTGACCCTCGAGACCGACACCTATCGGCTGATGGACAATCCGCCGCTCGATCTCCCGCTCAGGCTCAAGTTCGCGTACGGCAGGTACTACGAGCGGCCCTCGGGCGAGGATCACGGCCGTTTCATGCTTCAGGCCGACCTGATGAACAAGGTCTTCCCGATCGGAGAAAAGACCGACCTCAGCATGGCTGCGGGGTTCAGGCAGACGGTATACGAGTCGGACATGGCTCAGCATGTGATCCGCACCCGCGCGCTTCTCACCACTCGATACAACGAGTTCACGACCTCGCGCATCACTCACAGCTATCAGCGCCCGTCCGGGTACACTCCGTTCCGTTTCGACTACTCGGGCAGGTACAACTACCTGCGCGGGGTGTGGGACTACCAGGATCAGCAGAGGCTCAGGTGGAGTGTGTCCACGGGGTATGATCTGGAACGCGACTCGCGGCCGTGGCAGGACCTTACACTCCGCCTGACCGCTACGCCAAGCGCGAGGTTCGGCGGTTCCCTCTCGACCGGATATGACCTGAATGCCGGTGGTTGGCGCACCCTCATCAGCAGGATCAGGTACGCGAATCCGGACAGGTTCTCGGTAGATGTAGGATCGAGGTACAACCTTCCTCAAGGAGGTTTCGACGCTCTGAGAGGCAGGCTGGCGCTTAAGATCGGCAGCAAGTGGAGCGCCGACGCCATCGTAAGCTGGAACGGATACTCCGACGACTTCGATTACACCGCCTTTCGTATAACGAGGGATCTGCACTGCTGGGAGGCTTCTCTGGTCTTCACCGACGAGACCGGCTTCCGGAAGGACAGGGGGATCATGCTCGACCTGCGACTGAAGGCGTTTCAGGCCGACGACCGCTTCGGGATCGGCCAATACGGCCAGACCTTCGACACCGGCATGGGCGAGTATTACTACTAG
- a CDS encoding LptF/LptG family permease, producing MKKLDVYVLREMIAPFLISMFAFVVLLIGRVIFDNIEQLVRLGVPFGLASKLIAYRIPWVMGMVLPLAVLFATSLSVNRLARDSELTAIRMSGTPLRRIFLPIFVVGLLCSVLALWIGETVTPWANRQSQRTVRQIYGIQAIPAIQERVFFESEGYWFYVGRVERASTDKIVLREVMIYQPSTAEGFPALITAKEASNDKNLWTLREGVMHKLGKDGLMEYEMAFPSMKLNLRRVSQELWETQRTAEEMSLGELKQQITAFGDVGREVRDMKVNWHFKVSVPLSCLVFALCAAPLGLRFARSGSYSGILLGIIVMFLYQNNIWLGKALGLGGMVPPLVAGWSQNIIFGLIGIYLIWREE from the coding sequence ATGAAGAAGCTGGACGTCTACGTCCTGAGAGAGATGATCGCCCCGTTCCTGATCAGCATGTTTGCGTTCGTCGTTCTCCTGATCGGGCGGGTCATATTCGACAACATCGAGCAGTTGGTCAGGCTCGGGGTGCCCTTCGGGCTGGCGTCGAAGTTGATCGCCTACCGCATTCCCTGGGTTATGGGGATGGTACTCCCTCTCGCCGTGCTCTTTGCCACCTCGCTCTCGGTAAACCGGCTCGCCCGCGACAGCGAACTCACCGCCATCCGGATGTCCGGCACTCCGCTCCGGCGCATATTCCTGCCGATCTTCGTCGTCGGCCTGCTGTGCAGCGTGCTCGCCCTCTGGATAGGTGAGACGGTGACCCCGTGGGCGAATCGCCAGTCACAGCGGACCGTCCGCCAGATATACGGCATACAGGCGATTCCGGCCATCCAGGAGAGGGTGTTCTTCGAATCCGAGGGCTACTGGTTCTACGTCGGCCGGGTCGAGCGTGCATCCACGGACAAGATCGTGCTGCGAGAGGTGATGATCTACCAGCCCTCTACTGCTGAAGGCTTCCCGGCGCTCATCACGGCCAAGGAGGCTTCGAACGACAAGAACCTCTGGACGTTGCGCGAGGGCGTGATGCACAAGCTCGGCAAGGACGGCCTTATGGAGTACGAGATGGCGTTCCCTTCGATGAAGCTCAACCTCCGCCGCGTCTCGCAGGAACTGTGGGAGACTCAGCGAACGGCCGAGGAAATGAGCCTGGGCGAGTTGAAACAGCAGATCACCGCCTTCGGCGACGTAGGCCGCGAGGTTAGAGACATGAAAGTCAACTGGCACTTCAAGGTGTCGGTGCCGCTGTCATGCCTTGTCTTCGCATTGTGCGCCGCTCCGCTCGGCCTGCGGTTCGCGCGCAGCGGAAGCTACTCCGGCATACTGCTAGGCATCATCGTCATGTTTCTCTATCAGAACAACATTTGGCTCGGCAAGGCGCTCGGGCTGGGCGGAATGGTGCCGCCGCTAGTCGCCGGCTGGTCGCAGAATATCATCTTCGGCCTGATCGGCATCTACCTCATCTGGCGGGAAGAGTGA
- a CDS encoding proline--tRNA ligase, which produces MRYTRLFAPTLREVPADVEMTSHALLLRAGFIRQVAAGVYEFLPLGWRVLNKVSDIIRDEMDKAGAQELLLPALHPQELWAESGRDEAMHDVLLGFEDRRGTKYYLGPTHEEVITDLVRRSVQSYRDLPLNLYQIQMKFRDEPRPRGGLVRAREFLMKDAYSFDRDEDGLDAEYNKMYDAYVSIFERCGLPVTAVDASGGAIGGKETKEFMLLTESGEDSILICPGCGYAANSEIADFRRVESQSDEAPKALEKVSTPGAHTVDEVCAFLNTKPDRLVKTLILMADGKPVAALVRGDHDLNEGRFRVTIGASRLEMATPEQILEATGGPIGFSGPVGLGIPIYGDEELRGMRNYVTGANEGDAHLANVNWSDVKREITWGRIRYAMAGDTCEACGAAFDEKRGMEMGHIFKLRYAISEPLNATYTDEEGNDRLIIMGCYGIGVSRILSAVAEVSNDENGLIWPVSIAPYQVQLICTNVTNEEQAALAERVYADLTDAGVEVLYDDREDRAGVKFKDADLIGTPIQIVAGKAAAEGRVEIRDRATHTAEMISAPDVVANVRARMSHRPASIGGQT; this is translated from the coding sequence GTGCGTTACACGAGGTTGTTCGCGCCGACGCTCAGAGAAGTGCCGGCGGATGTCGAGATGACGAGCCATGCCCTGCTGCTGCGAGCGGGATTCATCAGGCAGGTCGCGGCGGGCGTGTATGAGTTCCTGCCGCTGGGGTGGCGGGTGCTCAACAAGGTCTCGGACATCATCCGCGACGAGATGGACAAGGCCGGCGCTCAGGAGCTTCTCCTGCCCGCGCTCCATCCCCAGGAACTCTGGGCGGAGAGTGGCCGGGACGAGGCGATGCACGACGTCCTGCTCGGCTTCGAGGACAGGAGGGGCACGAAGTACTACCTCGGTCCGACACACGAGGAAGTCATCACCGACCTGGTTCGGCGGAGCGTCCAATCTTACCGCGACCTGCCGCTCAACCTCTACCAGATTCAGATGAAGTTCCGCGATGAGCCTAGACCGAGGGGCGGCCTGGTGCGCGCCCGCGAGTTTCTGATGAAGGACGCCTACTCCTTCGACCGCGACGAGGATGGGCTAGACGCCGAGTACAACAAGATGTACGACGCCTACGTCTCCATCTTCGAGCGGTGCGGACTGCCGGTGACTGCCGTGGACGCGAGCGGCGGCGCGATCGGCGGCAAGGAGACGAAGGAGTTCATGCTGCTCACTGAGTCAGGGGAAGACTCGATCCTGATCTGCCCGGGATGCGGGTATGCGGCGAACTCCGAGATCGCGGATTTTCGGCGAGTCGAATCACAGTCCGACGAGGCGCCGAAGGCGCTGGAGAAGGTCAGCACACCCGGCGCGCACACAGTCGATGAGGTCTGTGCGTTTCTGAACACGAAACCCGATCGTCTGGTCAAGACGTTGATCCTGATGGCTGACGGCAAGCCGGTCGCGGCGTTAGTGCGGGGCGATCACGACCTCAACGAGGGACGGTTTCGCGTGACGATCGGCGCGTCGAGACTCGAGATGGCAACGCCGGAGCAGATACTGGAGGCGACCGGCGGTCCCATCGGATTCAGCGGTCCTGTCGGCCTCGGGATTCCGATTTACGGCGACGAAGAACTTCGCGGGATGCGGAACTACGTCACCGGCGCGAACGAGGGCGACGCGCACCTGGCGAACGTAAACTGGTCGGACGTGAAGCGGGAGATCACTTGGGGCCGGATCCGATATGCGATGGCCGGCGACACGTGCGAGGCCTGCGGAGCCGCTTTCGACGAGAAGCGAGGGATGGAGATGGGCCACATCTTCAAGCTCCGGTACGCGATCTCGGAGCCGCTCAACGCAACCTACACCGACGAGGAGGGCAACGACAGGCTCATCATAATGGGCTGTTACGGCATCGGCGTGAGCCGCATCCTCTCGGCGGTAGCTGAGGTCAGCAACGACGAGAACGGCCTGATCTGGCCGGTCAGCATAGCGCCTTACCAGGTGCAGCTGATCTGCACAAACGTGACAAACGAAGAGCAGGCGGCGCTGGCGGAGAGGGTCTACGCCGATCTGACAGATGCTGGCGTCGAGGTGCTCTACGACGACCGCGAGGACCGGGCGGGCGTGAAGTTCAAGGACGCGGACCTCATCGGAACGCCTATCCAGATCGTCGCCGGCAAGGCGGCGGCGGAGGGACGCGTAGAGATTCGCGACCGGGCTACCCACACGGCGGAGATGATTAGCGCACCGGATGTAGTTGCGAACGTCAGGGCAAGGATGAGTCACCGACCGGCGAGCATCGGAGGGCAGACATAG
- a CDS encoding NAD(P)-dependent oxidoreductase, which translates to MEALVIGGTGHIGTFLTQQLADADWKVTVVSSGRRAVDKKSFPAASEFVTLHYERMLADGSFANLLAKHRPHAVVDILQTDAPGVYSACREAGVCHLVFCGSLWMFGPPKVVPTPEVRQTECRFEGYRRRFEQLQETVGRSDKTLAVSAVMPPNICGPGKIPLDGKGGRSIEVHREHRRGLEVCLPFPGTNLIGPCDVEDVAQGFARVLSDRDTSAGEVFNVGAAYALTAEQFVNTYADIYGVRIPIRYVDPGDFTRDVLPDLGANYHFLQHMCPDIRKIIAHLGYAPAYTPEESMERAVKWMSDARPDLIS; encoded by the coding sequence GTGGAGGCACTCGTAATCGGTGGGACCGGCCATATCGGTACATTCCTGACCCAACAGCTTGCCGACGCGGATTGGAAGGTCACCGTCGTGTCTTCCGGCCGCCGAGCGGTGGACAAGAAGTCGTTTCCTGCGGCGTCCGAGTTCGTGACGCTGCACTACGAGCGCATGCTCGCCGATGGAAGTTTCGCGAACCTCCTCGCCAAACACAGGCCGCATGCCGTCGTTGACATCCTGCAAACCGACGCGCCCGGAGTATACTCCGCATGCAGGGAGGCCGGCGTGTGCCACCTCGTCTTCTGCGGCTCCCTGTGGATGTTCGGGCCTCCGAAAGTGGTGCCGACGCCGGAGGTCCGGCAGACCGAGTGTCGGTTCGAGGGCTACAGAAGACGCTTCGAGCAACTGCAGGAGACCGTGGGAAGATCTGACAAGACGCTCGCCGTCAGCGCGGTGATGCCGCCTAACATCTGCGGACCCGGAAAGATCCCGCTTGACGGGAAGGGCGGACGCTCGATCGAGGTGCATCGAGAGCACCGGCGAGGGCTCGAGGTCTGTCTGCCGTTCCCAGGGACCAATCTGATCGGCCCGTGCGATGTCGAGGACGTTGCCCAGGGCTTCGCGCGCGTCCTGAGCGACCGGGATACATCCGCAGGCGAGGTTTTCAACGTGGGGGCCGCCTACGCGTTGACCGCCGAGCAGTTCGTCAATACCTATGCGGATATCTACGGGGTGCGAATACCCATCAGATATGTTGATCCGGGCGACTTCACCCGCGACGTCCTCCCCGACCTGGGGGCAAACTACCACTTTCTGCAGCATATGTGTCCGGACATTCGGAAGATCATCGCTCACCTTGGATACGCCCCCGCGTACACGCCGGAGGAATCGATGGAGCGGGCCGTGAAGTGGATGTCCGACGCACGGCCCGACCTGATATCGTGA
- a CDS encoding sugar phosphate isomerase/epimerase — protein sequence MKIGVSSYSWSRYLREGKFDIFGAIEATAELGFDGIEFSGLNAPEGTIDLIGFAGKIKAACAKAGLPIISYTIGADFINAEGGCDAQIEKLKGEVDIAVALGAPRMRHDATSGFGPERLSLGDFLLALPILEKGCRAVTEYAAARGVKTMVENHGRFVQDSERCELLMKTVNHPNFGALLDLGNFICADDDPVRATRRMAPYAFHVHAKDFHRKPGCADPGQGWGRSRGGDLYRGSIIGHGNVDVPACVKIIKDSGYDGFLSIEFEGMEDNRLALEIGLANLRRYAENA from the coding sequence ATGAAAATCGGAGTGAGTTCATACAGTTGGTCGAGATACCTCAGAGAGGGTAAGTTCGACATCTTCGGCGCGATCGAGGCGACCGCCGAGTTGGGATTCGACGGCATCGAGTTCTCCGGCCTGAACGCCCCTGAGGGCACGATCGACCTGATCGGGTTCGCGGGCAAGATCAAGGCCGCGTGCGCCAAAGCCGGTCTGCCGATCATCAGCTACACCATCGGCGCGGATTTCATCAACGCCGAGGGCGGCTGTGACGCTCAGATCGAGAAACTGAAGGGAGAGGTGGATATCGCCGTCGCGCTCGGCGCTCCCCGGATGCGCCACGATGCGACCAGCGGCTTCGGGCCGGAGCGCCTGAGCCTGGGCGATTTTCTGTTGGCGCTCCCGATCCTCGAGAAGGGGTGCCGCGCCGTGACCGAGTACGCGGCGGCCAGGGGCGTCAAGACGATGGTCGAGAATCATGGGCGCTTCGTGCAGGACAGCGAACGGTGCGAACTGCTGATGAAGACCGTCAACCACCCGAACTTCGGCGCACTCTTGGACCTCGGCAACTTCATCTGCGCGGACGACGATCCGGTGCGCGCGACCAGGCGGATGGCCCCATATGCCTTCCACGTCCATGCGAAGGATTTCCACCGCAAGCCGGGATGCGCCGACCCGGGCCAGGGATGGGGGCGCTCACGAGGCGGCGATCTCTATCGGGGCTCGATCATCGGGCACGGGAACGTCGACGTCCCGGCGTGCGTGAAGATCATCAAGGATTCGGGCTACGACGGCTTCCTCTCCATCGAGTTCGAGGGCATGGAAGACAACCGCCTCGCCCTCGAGATCGGTCTGGCGAACCTGAGGAGATACGCTGAGAACGCCTGA